Proteins from a genomic interval of Danio rerio strain Tuebingen ecotype United States chromosome 4, GRCz12tu, whole genome shotgun sequence:
- the LOC137491478 gene encoding uncharacterized protein — protein sequence MEKGYSVQTQRKTPAEATDLHTVIKMAFIKEESEDVKIEETFTVKQEDLQEQKDLIVLKEETHQWNEMEEKQQVITTDEKPTLTKKTLSRGRSRKSKSRCNYSCKQSRKSFCQKPNLDVHTRKKPFTCKQCGKSFYNTGNLTVHMRIHTGERPYTYQQCGKSFYSTGNLAVHRRIHSGERLYSCPQCGKSCKQNGNLETHMRTHTGERSFICTQCRKGFSQKQNLTIHMRIHTGEKPYTCTECGKSFPHTGSLKHHMISHTGQMPFACAHCGKSFTTKARIMNHMNGHTGTTCDHCGKSAKTPLSNT from the exons atggagaaag gatatagtgtccaaacacagagaaaaactcctgctgaagcgactgatctccacactgttataaagatggcgtttattaaagaggagagtgaagatgtgaagattgaagaaacattcacagtcaaacaggaagatctgcaagaacaaaaag ACCTGAtagtgctgaaagaagagacacatcaatggaatgaaatggaagagaaacaacaagtaataacgactgatgaaaaacccacactcacTAAAAAGACTTTATCACGTGGAAGATCTCGGAAATCCAAGTCTAGGTGTAATTACAGCTGTAAACAGAGTAGAAAGAGTTTCtgtcaaaagccaaaccttgatgttcacactAGAAAGAAACCTTTCAcctgcaaacagtgtggaaaaagcttctataatacaggaaacttaacagtgcacatgagaattcacactggagagaggccgtacacataccaacagtgtggaaaaagcttctattcTACAGGAAACTTGGCAGTGCACAGACGAATTCACTCTGGGGAGAGGCTCTActcttgccctcagtgtggaaagagttgtaAGCAAAATGGCAATCTTGAAACCCACATGAGaacacacactggagagagaagctttatttgcacacagtgtaggaaaggtttttctcaaaaacaaaaccttaccatccacatgaggattcacactggagagaaaccttacacatgcacagagtgtggtaaaagtttcccacatacaggctcactcaaacaccacatgataagtcaCACCGGACAGATgccgtttgcatgtgctcattgtggaaagagcttcacaaccaaagctagaatcatgaaccacatgaatggtcacactggaaccacatgtgatcattgtggaaagagtgcaaagactccattaagcaacacatga